A single region of the Oceanotoga teriensis genome encodes:
- the rpmD gene encoding 50S ribosomal protein L30, producing MAEIKIKLVRGRAGKNKRQLATLDALGLTKKDREVVKPDNPQIRGMINKVQHLVVTEEIA from the coding sequence ATGGCAGAAATAAAAATAAAATTAGTAAGAGGAAGAGCAGGAAAAAATAAGAGACAATTAGCAACGTTAGATGCATTAGGTCTCACAAAAAAAGATAGAGAAGTGGTAAAACCAGATAATCCACAAATACGTGGAATGATAAATAAAGTTCAACACCTCGTAGTTACCGAGGAAATAGCGTAA
- the rplE gene encoding 50S ribosomal protein L5 gives MADYIPLKERYAEKVVPALQKEFNYKNINQVPKIEKIVVNMGIGEGSRNKGVVDKHAQELTEIAGQKAIIIKAKKSVANFKLREGMPIGAKVTLRGKNMYNFLYKLINIVLPKLRDFRGLSNNSFDGRGNYTFGLNEQLIFPEMRPDSVNRVQGMDITIVTSAHTDEESKELLANLGFPFKRD, from the coding sequence ATGGCTGATTACATTCCACTTAAAGAGAGATACGCTGAAAAAGTTGTACCTGCTCTTCAAAAAGAATTTAATTATAAGAATATTAATCAAGTGCCGAAAATAGAAAAAATCGTCGTAAATATGGGAATAGGCGAAGGTTCAAGAAATAAAGGCGTTGTAGATAAACATGCTCAAGAATTAACAGAAATTGCTGGACAGAAAGCAATTATAATAAAAGCTAAGAAAAGTGTTGCGAACTTCAAATTAAGAGAAGGAATGCCTATAGGTGCCAAGGTTACTTTAAGAGGAAAAAATATGTATAATTTTCTCTATAAATTAATAAATATAGTATTACCAAAATTAAGAGATTTTAGAGGACTATCTAACAATTCTTTTGATGGAAGAGGAAACTATACATTTGGATTGAATGAACAATTAATTTTTCCTGAAATGAGACCTGACAGTGTAAATAGAGTTCAAGGTATGGATATAACTATAGTTACATCAGCACATACAGATGAGGAATCAAAAGAACTCTTAGCAAACCTAGGTTTCCCATTCAAAAGAGATTGA
- the rplO gene encoding 50S ribosomal protein L15: MALKIENLKPTQGSRFKSKRLGRGKGTGLGKTAGKGHKGAKSRSGYSVRIGFEGGQTPLYRRSPKFGFTNAPFKTIYSIVNLKTLEERFENNEEITVEKLLEKGIIHKVNDGVKVLGEGDLTKTFVVKANAFSKSAVSKIEAAGGKAEVI; the protein is encoded by the coding sequence ATGGCGCTAAAAATAGAAAATCTTAAACCCACACAAGGTTCAAGATTTAAAAGCAAAAGATTAGGTAGAGGTAAAGGTACCGGTCTTGGTAAAACAGCTGGTAAAGGTCATAAAGGTGCTAAATCAAGAAGCGGATACTCAGTAAGAATAGGCTTTGAAGGCGGACAGACCCCACTTTACAGAAGATCACCTAAATTCGGATTCACAAATGCACCATTTAAAACAATATATTCAATAGTTAATTTAAAAACATTAGAAGAAAGATTTGAAAATAATGAAGAAATAACTGTAGAAAAACTTTTAGAAAAAGGAATAATACACAAAGTAAATGACGGAGTTAAGGTACTCGGAGAGGGAGACTTAACAAAAACCTTTGTCGTTAAAGCAAACGCTTTTTCTAAGTCCGCAGTTAGTAAAATTGAAGCGGCTGGCGGTAAGGCAGAGGTGATCTGA
- the map gene encoding type I methionyl aminopeptidase, producing the protein MIIIKTDKEIEKMRRAGQRLARLLDELLPKIVKEGTSAEEIELYVLKYVDEVGGIPTFKGYAEYPYATNISVNEEVVHGFPLKEKIFKYGDLVSVDCGITLDGYVADSARTYIVGEVNEEERKLVEATKESLLIGAKQAIIGNRIGDIGHAVQEYIEGQGFSVIRDFVGHGVGRKLHEDPQVPNYGKIGKGPKIRKNMTLAIEPMVAMGDWQVKILDDGWTTITRDGSKAAHFEYTVAVTENGPEVLTSLEYNSL; encoded by the coding sequence ATGATAATAATAAAAACAGATAAAGAAATAGAAAAAATGAGACGGGCTGGACAAAGGCTTGCCCGTCTTCTTGATGAACTTTTGCCGAAAATAGTAAAAGAAGGTACTTCAGCAGAAGAAATAGAACTTTATGTTCTAAAATATGTAGATGAAGTTGGCGGAATACCTACATTCAAGGGATATGCTGAATATCCTTACGCCACAAATATATCTGTTAATGAAGAAGTAGTTCATGGATTTCCATTAAAAGAAAAAATTTTTAAATATGGAGATCTTGTATCTGTAGATTGTGGGATAACACTCGACGGATATGTTGCTGATAGTGCAAGAACTTACATAGTAGGAGAAGTAAATGAAGAAGAAAGAAAGCTTGTTGAAGCTACAAAAGAATCATTGTTAATAGGAGCAAAACAAGCGATAATAGGAAATAGAATAGGTGATATAGGACATGCCGTTCAAGAATATATTGAGGGACAAGGTTTTTCTGTTATAAGAGACTTTGTTGGACATGGTGTTGGTAGAAAACTCCATGAAGATCCTCAAGTTCCAAATTATGGAAAAATAGGTAAAGGTCCTAAAATAAGAAAAAATATGACATTAGCAATTGAACCAATGGTTGCTATGGGTGACTGGCAAGTTAAGATATTGGATGATGGTTGGACAACGATAACCAGAGATGGGAGTAAAGCAGCTCATTTTGAGTATACAGTTGCTGTAACTGAAAATGGTCCAGAAGTGTTGACAAGCCTGGAATACAATTCCCTATAA
- the secY gene encoding preprotein translocase subunit SecY — protein MANAFRNIFKIPELRDRVIFTLLALIAFRVGSFIPIPGINVDAWQAALSTTQNGAAGGFVNFFDVFSGGALKNFSIFVLTVTPYINASIILQLLSSVIPSLKEMLKEGESGRKKFASYTRQLTMVLALLQGLMLSLAAVNYRAQALNGFLFVVLATISIVAGTMFLLWLGEMMTEKGIGNGISLLIFAGIVSRYPAYAAQALVGLTPIEWILLLVIAVTIVITVVAVQTSERRINVQYAKRVVGNKIYGGSSTYIPVKVNGGGVIPVIFASAIMTLPDMISRFTKNTVDDRLFGMGSPLYLTLFGVLVFFFTYFYSSVVMDPNDVANNIKNYGGFIPGIRPGKPTTKYIRNVMNRVTFIGALFLVVISLLPYLIRSTAGVEIWIGGTSTLIAVGVALDIVQQMEQHMIARQYEGFMKKGKLRGRR, from the coding sequence ATGGCTAATGCATTCAGGAATATATTTAAGATCCCGGAACTCCGGGATCGCGTCATTTTTACACTTTTGGCTTTAATAGCTTTCAGAGTTGGGTCATTCATACCTATACCTGGAATAAATGTTGATGCTTGGCAAGCAGCATTAAGCACAACACAAAATGGCGCAGCAGGGGGATTTGTAAACTTTTTTGATGTATTTTCTGGAGGAGCTTTAAAAAACTTCTCTATATTTGTATTAACAGTTACTCCATATATAAATGCTTCCATTATATTGCAGTTATTATCTTCTGTAATTCCAAGTTTAAAAGAAATGCTGAAAGAAGGAGAATCAGGAAGAAAGAAATTTGCTTCTTATACAAGACAGTTAACCATGGTTTTAGCTTTATTACAAGGATTAATGCTTTCATTAGCCGCTGTTAACTATAGAGCACAAGCATTGAATGGCTTTTTATTTGTAGTATTGGCTACAATTTCCATAGTTGCTGGAACAATGTTCTTATTATGGCTTGGAGAAATGATGACTGAAAAAGGTATTGGAAATGGTATTTCACTGTTAATTTTTGCAGGTATTGTATCAAGATATCCAGCATATGCTGCACAAGCATTGGTTGGATTAACACCTATAGAATGGATTTTACTCTTAGTTATAGCTGTAACAATAGTAATAACAGTAGTTGCAGTACAAACATCTGAAAGAAGAATAAATGTACAATATGCAAAAAGAGTAGTAGGTAATAAAATCTATGGTGGATCATCAACATACATTCCGGTAAAGGTTAATGGCGGGGGAGTTATTCCTGTAATATTTGCATCAGCTATTATGACATTACCAGACATGATTTCAAGATTTACAAAAAATACTGTAGACGATAGGTTATTTGGAATGGGTTCTCCATTGTACTTAACATTATTCGGAGTACTTGTATTTTTCTTTACATATTTCTATAGTTCAGTAGTTATGGATCCAAACGATGTAGCAAATAATATAAAAAATTATGGTGGATTTATTCCTGGAATAAGACCAGGAAAACCAACCACGAAATACATAAGAAATGTAATGAACAGAGTTACATTTATAGGAGCTCTATTTCTTGTAGTTATTTCATTATTGCCATATTTAATAAGAAGTACTGCAGGAGTTGAAATTTGGATAGGTGGAACTTCTACACTTATTGCGGTTGGTGTTGCATTAGACATAGTACAACAAATGGAACAACATATGATTGCAAGACAGTATGAAGGATTTATGAAAAAGGGAAAGCTCCGTGGGAGGAGATGA
- a CDS encoding type Z 30S ribosomal protein S14, producing the protein MAKKAMVEKWKREQKYKTREYSRCKVCGRPRSVIREFELCRICFRKMASEGKLPGVKKASW; encoded by the coding sequence ATGGCTAAAAAAGCAATGGTGGAAAAATGGAAAAGAGAACAAAAATATAAAACAAGAGAATATTCAAGATGTAAGGTATGCGGTAGACCAAGAAGTGTTATAAGAGAATTTGAATTATGTAGAATATGTTTCAGAAAAATGGCTTCAGAAGGAAAACTTCCTGGAGTAAAAAAGGCTAGCTGGTAA
- the rpsH gene encoding 30S ribosomal protein S8 — protein sequence MWSDPVADLLTRIRNANSVLKESVEIPASNLKKSILDILKKEGYINDYKFIEDGKQGVLKVSLKYKGDRRNKEKVIDGIIRVSKAGRRVYVKSEEIPKVKGGMGIAIISTSKGVLTDKEARELNVGGEVVCYVW from the coding sequence ATGTGGAGTGATCCCGTAGCAGATTTGCTTACAAGAATAAGAAACGCTAACTCTGTATTAAAAGAAAGTGTAGAAATTCCTGCTTCAAACTTAAAAAAATCTATTCTTGATATATTAAAAAAAGAAGGGTACATAAACGATTATAAGTTCATAGAAGATGGAAAACAGGGTGTTCTAAAAGTAAGCTTAAAATATAAAGGTGATAGAAGAAATAAAGAAAAAGTAATAGATGGTATAATAAGAGTGTCTAAAGCTGGAAGAAGAGTATACGTTAAATCAGAAGAAATTCCTAAGGTTAAAGGTGGAATGGGTATTGCCATAATTTCCACTTCCAAGGGTGTTCTCACCGACAAAGAAGCAAGAGAACTAAATGTTGGTGGAGAAGTAGTATGTTATGTTTGGTAA
- the rplR gene encoding 50S ribosomal protein L18 has protein sequence MIKKADKKALRRKRHLRIRRKLSGTTEKPRMVVNRSEKHLYVQIIDDTKGETLAAASTMDKALKGKLEKTWNVEAAKEVGKLIAQRATEKGIKNVAFDRAGYKYHGRVKALADAARESGLKF, from the coding sequence ATGATAAAGAAAGCTGATAAAAAGGCTCTTAGAAGAAAAAGACACTTAAGAATTAGAAGGAAATTAAGTGGAACAACTGAAAAACCAAGAATGGTCGTAAACAGAAGTGAAAAACATTTATATGTTCAAATCATAGATGATACAAAAGGTGAAACCTTAGCAGCTGCTTCAACAATGGACAAGGCATTAAAAGGAAAACTTGAAAAGACTTGGAATGTTGAAGCTGCAAAAGAAGTAGGTAAATTGATTGCTCAAAGAGCAACAGAAAAAGGAATAAAAAATGTAGCGTTCGACAGAGCCGGTTATAAATATCACGGAAGAGTAAAAGCCCTTGCAGATGCAGCCCGTGAATCTGGGCTCAAGTTTTAG
- the rpsE gene encoding 30S ribosomal protein S5 — protein sequence MAKKNFKATEVAQEFEEKIIEIRRVTKVTTGGKTISFRAVSVVGNKKGKVGVGLGNAREVPQAIKKSIENAKKNMIEVPVSNGTIPYDIKGRQDSSKILLMPAGPGTGIIASAPVRAVVELAGVQNILTKSLGSTTILNLAQATMNGLKGLKSPEKVAQLRDISVKQVFQGAHREG from the coding sequence ATGGCTAAGAAGAACTTTAAGGCAACTGAAGTGGCTCAAGAATTTGAAGAAAAAATAATAGAAATAAGAAGAGTTACCAAAGTTACAACTGGAGGAAAAACAATATCTTTCAGAGCTGTTTCTGTAGTTGGTAATAAAAAAGGAAAAGTTGGAGTAGGACTTGGTAACGCTAGAGAAGTTCCACAAGCAATAAAGAAATCAATAGAAAATGCTAAGAAAAATATGATTGAAGTACCTGTATCAAACGGTACAATTCCATATGATATAAAAGGAAGACAGGATTCTTCAAAAATATTATTAATGCCTGCAGGACCAGGTACAGGTATAATAGCATCAGCACCAGTTCGTGCAGTTGTTGAATTAGCAGGAGTACAAAATATTCTTACTAAATCATTAGGTTCTACAACTATTTTAAACCTTGCACAGGCAACAATGAATGGACTAAAAGGATTAAAATCACCTGAAAAAGTTGCACAACTCAGAGATATCTCTGTGAAACAAGTATTCCAAGGCGCTCACAGGGAGGGATAA
- a CDS encoding adenylate kinase, whose protein sequence is MKLIFFGPPGAGKGTQAKRVSKEFDIPHISTGDLLREAVKDETELGKKVKEILEKGNLVSDEIVNELVEEKVKKIDKFILDGYPRTIPQAEFLDEVLKSIDKELDGIVFIDVEEEEIVERITSRRVCPKCGRVYNTITLKPEVSGICDDDGTKLIQRDDDKETVVRDRFQVYLKSTSPLIEYYKKNNKIFTVDGSQDIEDVTKELFNILRGVSDDNNKNR, encoded by the coding sequence ATGAAACTCATATTTTTCGGACCACCTGGTGCAGGAAAAGGCACTCAAGCAAAAAGAGTATCCAAAGAATTTGATATACCGCATATTTCTACAGGTGATCTGTTGAGAGAAGCTGTAAAAGATGAGACAGAACTTGGGAAAAAGGTAAAAGAAATCCTTGAAAAGGGAAATCTTGTATCAGATGAAATCGTAAATGAACTCGTTGAAGAAAAAGTAAAAAAAATAGACAAATTTATTTTGGATGGTTATCCAAGAACTATACCTCAGGCAGAATTTTTAGATGAAGTATTAAAAAGTATAGATAAAGAACTTGACGGAATTGTTTTTATAGATGTTGAAGAAGAAGAAATAGTTGAAAGAATAACTAGTAGAAGAGTATGTCCTAAATGTGGTCGAGTTTATAACACTATAACTTTAAAACCAGAGGTATCAGGAATTTGTGATGATGATGGAACAAAATTAATACAAAGAGATGATGACAAGGAAACGGTTGTTAGAGATAGATTCCAAGTTTATCTAAAAAGCACTTCTCCTTTAATTGAATATTATAAGAAAAATAACAAAATTTTTACAGTAGACGGCTCTCAAGACATCGAAGACGTTACAAAAGAGTTGTTTAATATACTAAGGGGAGTTAGTGATGATAATAATAAAAACAGATAA
- the rplF gene encoding 50S ribosomal protein L6 has product MSRIADKPTVIPQGVEINVEANKVTVKGKKGELNLEFRSEVTIDINENELMVGLKEETLKRASDKKRLTALRGTYTALIRNMITGVTEGFSKELEIVGIGYRAAKQGKQLVLNLGYSHPIEYDAPEGIEIDVPAPNKIIIKGSDKYMVGEVAAIIRKMRKPNAYSGKGVKYIDEVIIKKEGKKV; this is encoded by the coding sequence ATGTCAAGAATCGCAGATAAACCTACAGTGATACCACAAGGCGTTGAAATAAACGTAGAAGCAAACAAAGTTACTGTTAAAGGTAAAAAAGGCGAATTAAATTTAGAATTTAGATCGGAAGTTACTATAGATATAAACGAAAATGAATTAATGGTTGGTCTAAAAGAAGAAACATTAAAAAGAGCTTCAGATAAAAAAAGACTAACAGCATTAAGAGGAACATATACAGCATTAATAAGAAATATGATAACGGGAGTAACAGAAGGATTTTCAAAAGAATTAGAAATAGTTGGAATTGGATATAGAGCAGCAAAGCAGGGAAAACAATTAGTTTTAAACCTTGGTTATTCACATCCAATAGAATACGATGCACCAGAAGGAATAGAAATAGATGTACCAGCACCTAATAAAATCATAATAAAAGGTTCAGATAAATATATGGTTGGAGAAGTTGCTGCAATTATAAGAAAAATGAGAAAACCAAATGCTTATTCCGGAAAAGGTGTAAAGTATATTGATGAAGTAATAATCAAAAAAGAAGGTAAAAAAGTTTAA